The sequence ATCGTAGGGGTGGCCGCCACTCTAATTGCGCTCAATGTACAAAGCGTCTACGAGTTGTGGTTTCTGTGCAGCGACTTCGTCTACTGTATCCTGTTCCCGCAGCTGACCATGGCTCTCTTCTTCAAAGGAGCCAACAAATACGGTTCCGCGGCCGGTTTGATTGTCGCCTTTGTCTTGCGGTTCGGCGGAGGGGAACCGGTTCTGGGCATTCCGCAAATCATCCCCTATCCGATGGTGGAAGACGGAGTGGTGTTATTCCCCTTCCGCACACTGGCGATGGTCGCCAGTTTGATCACGATCTATGTCGTTTCCAAGATGACAGCCAAAATCTGCCCGCCGTTGCCGTTGAAGAACCTGAAGAAAATCTAACCGAATCAAAAATCCCCCTTGATGTTTTCAAGGGGGGTTTTGCAATCGATTCAACAACAGATGAAGTTAGGGCGTCTTCGCCAACAATTTAGACAGAAACCTCCGGGTTCGCTCATGGTCCGGATTGGAAAAAATACGGGCCGGATTTCCCGAATCGACGATAGAGCCCCCGTCCATGAAGATAACCTGATCCGCCACATCCCGGGCGAAGCCCATCTCGTGGGTGACGATCACCATCGTCTGCTTTTCCCGCGCCAGCTCCTTCATGGTAACCAACACTTCACCGATCAATTCCGGATCCAGGGCGGATGTCGGCTCGTCAAAGAGGAGCACTTCCGGCTCCATAGCGAGGGCCCGGGCGATGGCGACCCGTTGCTGCTGGCCGCCGGAGAGTTGGGACGGATACGCGTTTTCCTTGTCGGCCAGTCCCACCTTGGCAAGAAGCCGACGTCCCCGTTCACGCACACGGGCTTTATCCGCCTGCTTCACCACCAAAGGCCCTTCGATCACGTTCTCCAACGCGGTTTTGTGAGGGAAGAGATTAAAGCTTTGAAAGACCATCCCCGTTTTTCCGCGAACGGCACGCATTTGCCGTTCCGTCACCTTTTTTGTACCAAAGGTGACGGTTTTATCTCCAACCGTCATTTCTCCAGAGGTGGGGGTTTCCAGCAGATTCATGCAACGGAGCAGAGTCGACTTCCCCGATCCGCTGGGTCCGATGATACAGAGAACTTCTCCCTTCTCCACCTCCAGATCGATTCCTTTCAGCACTTCCAACTCCCCGAATCGTTTGGATAAATTGCGAATGGTGATCATGGAACTTCCTCCCTTTTACGTCGCAAACCGGCCATATCGTTTTTCCAGGTGGTCCTGCAAAACATTGAGAAGCGTGCAGATCACCCAGTAGATGGCCGCCACCAAAATATACATGGTCATGGGATCAAAACTGCGCCCCCCGACAATTTTGGCCTGATACAGCATCT is a genomic window of Desmospora profundinema containing:
- a CDS encoding amino acid ABC transporter ATP-binding protein, which encodes MITIRNLSKRFGELEVLKGIDLEVEKGEVLCIIGPSGSGKSTLLRCMNLLETPTSGEMTVGDKTVTFGTKKVTERQMRAVRGKTGMVFQSFNLFPHKTALENVIEGPLVVKQADKARVRERGRRLLAKVGLADKENAYPSQLSGGQQQRVAIARALAMEPEVLLFDEPTSALDPELIGEVLVTMKELAREKQTMVIVTHEMGFARDVADQVIFMDGGSIVDSGNPARIFSNPDHERTRRFLSKLLAKTP